One part of the Mycosarcoma maydis chromosome 18, whole genome shotgun sequence genome encodes these proteins:
- a CDS encoding uncharacterized protein (related to YAP6 putative basic leucine zipper transcription factor), whose protein sequence is MDAKPAAQQHQQDANDDFNSSEYTHTNLDPAVETNDVSETTPQNTVASEAPPSEAAVQDASSHTEAMKAVMQLAQAASQQQYDQQHSDSSNAVNDEHHQHANVENLDVHNDALPVANSDESSSPEKRGSKRRSSLQPTSPTSGHARRASKSARNQDDHDVATAAAAAAAAAAAAVQGDQHISFPESWSNGDLRREFEKVYQQQLVQAQAQANLDNTLSANASTSTAVAHDEASPSSTSGGATSSFKPTRQLSTSKRAAQNRAAQRAFRERREKYVKVLESKAKRLETAIRVAIECKRRYGEALQTIDGLRHDNHTLRVALSALSGSSVEGQPAPPTKVDELLATLPNIPELTTEEEDRVLSGGVDGTAAVTGAQSLDSLSAVAVAAAAAVGADTASLKPTDAAQSQRIHADVQQACPAKSEGPSIALAQLPTPPHLASARSTSVAPTASASTQ, encoded by the exons ATGGACGCCAAGCccgctgctcagcagcaccagcaagacgccaacgacgatTTCAATT CTTCCGAGTACACGCACACCAATCTCGATCCTGCTGTCGAAACCAATGACGTCTCAGAGACCACGCCGCAAAATACAGTAGCATCGGAAGCACCACCGTCCGAAGCGGCTGTCCAGGATGCAAGCAGCCACACCGAAGCTATGAAAGCTGTGATGCAGTTGGCGCAAGCCGCGTCACAACAGCAATacgatcagcagcacagcgacagcagcaatgcCGTCAACGATGAGCATCACCAGCATGCCAATGTCGAGAATTTGGACGTCCACAATGACGCGCTACCCGTCGCCAACTCAGACGAATCCTCCTCCCCCGAAAAGCGTGGTAGCAAGCGACGTTCTTCGTTGCAACCCACTTCTCCCACCTCGGGCCATGCAAGGAGAGCTTCGAAGTCCGCCAGAaaccaagacgatcacgacgttgcaacagcagcagcagctgctgctgctgccgcggCCGCTGCAGTGCAAGGCGATCAACACATCTCGTTCCCCGAGTCTTGGTCCAATGGAGACCTGCGTCGTGAATTTGAAAAGGTGTATCAGCAGCAACTGGTGCAAGCGCAGGCGCAGGCCAACCTTGACAACACCTTGTCTGCCAATGCCTCGACCTCTACCGCGGTAGCGCACGACGAAGcgtcgccgagctcgacctcgGGCGGtgcgacgtcgagctttAAACCGACGCGTCAgctgtcgacgtcgaaaCGAGCGGCTCAGAACCGAGCGGCGCAACGCGCGTTCCGCGAACGTCGCGAAAAGTACGTCAAAGTGCTtgaaagcaaagcaaagcgGCTCGAGACAGCGATCCGCGTAGCCATCGAGTGCAAACGTCGTTACGGCGAAGCGCTGCAGACCATCGACGGATTGAGGCACGACAACCATACATTGCGCGTGGCCTTATCCGCGTTGAGCGGCTCCAGCGTCGAAGGCCAGCCTGCACCTCCGACCAAGGTTGATGAGTTGCTGGCCACGTTGCCCAACATCCCGGAGTTGACCacagaggaagaggatAGAGTGTTGTCGGGCGGTGTCGACGGCACAGCTGCAGTCACTGGCGCGCAGAGTCTGGACAGCCTCAGCGCGGTCGCTGTGGCTGCGGCCGCGGCCGTCGGAGCGGACACGGCGTCGCTCAAACCCACCGATGCAGCACAGTCTCAGCGAATCCACGCCGACGTTCAGCAGGCTTGTCCGGCCAAGTCTGAAGGGCCGAGCATCGCGCTTGCACAACTACCCACTCCTCCACatcttgcttctgctcgctcCACCAGCGTCGCGCCGACTGCATCTGCAAGTACACAATAA
- a CDS encoding uncharacterized protein (related to EAR1 - endosomal adaptor of Rsp5p) has protein sequence MQNDRKDGSALSGLAHDASSSSTFSPIRSSSNTLFSSTKSRLQRQSGSSSGSGSSTNDGSLTDSDGRYAFRQSVLDMEALLTFTDNDRDPDHIFDPILPATKPRFTRPFGMPGERLFNQQLKSIGHAQDPNPTVQPFDIIHIPENEPIYQRPHTTDDTLALLLPLLILLSTLLFLLLLFIILIIVVRRRARISLGDSDGPLDVGREEELEGTGGLDGIEQRWLETVQEPVQRGYRRAKEWILAYPPGTQSTDITLSQFLSIQEKGVSAWSFDPDYESNPSVFVEARTEITFIADGQGMAPQEGGGVCVQSNLPLPKINEVYYWEVKMFNKPDNTNVAVGLTTKPYPQFRLPGWSKYSIGYFSSDGFKCHNYPFAAQSYGPAYGQGDVIGIGYRPRTGTVFFTRNGKRLEDAFIGLNRYNLFPTVGADGACEIHVNLGQAGFVFIEANVKKWGLAPMVGTLAPPPAYGQERGTILMESGQGSSADANGEASSSTAAPPRSDSPPPPISPYEERSPSPSHNRMPSHASTLTPAPARSSSLRPNGVSGAGGAALDAPRPTSRPLEQDDSSDGSPPNPPTPHRLDISLHSLSDASTRAGSGHAGAVEDSYFPTSPPSPADALPPPATSNHSPPSYATAVEHGALGGTSAFHHQARRGSGRTHQLANAVLGMLSDRGLLQPINRNNPSPQPSPNMGGRGYGSYGSGHGGGLSEAEYERMLRQNTARNSRSAAVNGNAAADYSLQGWVSWLGLGGTSASASSSSSSRTNSSRNSSNGRSASGRRAASGSRGSSSSNVSSSSSSRT, from the coding sequence ATGCAGAACGATCGCAAAGACGGTTCGGCCCTTTCGGGCTTGGCGCACGAcgcttcgtcctcctcgacaTTTTCACCAATACGCTCGTCCTCCAACACGCTCTTCTCCTCAACAAAGTCAAGATTGCAGCGTCAATCTGGCTCCAGCTCCGGCTCTGGCTCCAGCACCAATGATGGCTCCCTTACTGACTCGGATGGTCGATACGCTTTTCGTCAGTCAGTCCTCGATATGGAAGCCCTTCTCACCTTTACAGACAACGATCGCGACCCCGACCATATCTTTGATCCCATCCTCCCCGCAACCAAACCGCGCTTCACGCGTCCGTTTGGCATGCCGGGCGAGCGCCTCTTCAATCAGCAGCTCAAATCCATCGGTCATGCACAGGATCCCAACCCCACTGTCCAACCTTTTGATATCATCCACATCCCTGAAAATGAGCCTATCTACCAGCGCCCACATACCACCGACGACACGCTAGCGCTCCTTCTTCccctcctcatcctcctctCCACTCTGctctttcttcttcttctctttATCAttctcatcatcgtcgttcGACGCAGGGCTCGCATCTCGCTTGGTGATTCGGACGGCCCGCTCGACGTCGGTCGGGAGGAAGAGCTTGAAGGCACGGGAGGTCTGGatggcatcgagcagcgctggcTCGAGACCGTACAAGAGCCCGTTCAGCGCGGCTACCGCCGTGCCAAGGAATGGATCCTTGCTTACCCACCAGGAACTCAGTCGACAGACATCACGCTCAGCCAATTCCTCAGCATCCAGGAAAAGGGCGTCAGTGCCTGGTCCTTTGACCCGGATTACGAGAGCAACCCGTCCGTCTTTGTCGAAGCCAGAACCGAGATTACCTTTATCGCAGACGGCCAAGGCATGGCTCCACAGGAAGGTGGCGGTGTCTGCGTTCAAAGCAATCTGCCCCTGCCCAAGATCAACGAGGTCTACTATTGGGAGGTCAAGATGTTCAACAAGCCCGACAACACCAACGTCGCCGTCGGTCTCACCACCAAGCCCTACCCGCAGTTTCGCTTGCCCGGTTGGTCCAAGTACTCGATCGGCTACTTTTCCAGTGACGGCTTCAAATGTCACAATTATCCCTTTGCAGCACAGTCCTATGGTCCCGCCTACGGTCAAGGCGACGTGATTGGCATCGGCTACCGTCCGCGAACCGGAACCGTCTTCTTCACCCGCAACGGCAAGCGACTCGAAGATGCCTTCATCGGCCTGAATCGCTACAATCTCTTCCCGACTGTCGGAGCCGATGGTGCTTGTGAGATTCACGTCAACCTTGGTCAAGCTGGCTTCGTCTTTATTGAGGCCAACGTCAAAAAGTGGGGGTTGGCACCCATGGTGGGAACGCTCGCACCGCCTCCCGCCTATGGTCAAGAGCGTGGTACGATTCTAATGGAGAGCGGACAGGGCAGCTCGGCGGATGCAAATGGAGAAGCCTCTTCATCGACGGCTGCTCCGCCGCGAAGCGACTCGCCGCCTCCGCCCATCTCACCTTACGAGGAGCGCTCGCCTTCGCCTTCACACAACCGCATGCCCAGTCACGCTAGCACTCTCACACCAGCGCCAGCCcgctcatcctcgctgcGTCCCAACGGTGTAAGCGGTGCAGGCGGTGCAGCTCTCGATGCGCCGCGTCCCACAAGTAGACCATTGGAGCAAGATGACTCATCCGACGGTAGTCCACCCAATCCGCCAACGCCGCATCGTCTCGACATTTCGCTCCACTCGCTGTCAGATGCATCTACACGAGCGGGCAGCGGACATGCTGGTGCGGTAGAAGACTCGTACTTTCCTACGTCACCGCCGTCGCCCGCAGATGCGCTACCGCCGCCTGCCACATCGAACCATTCTCCGCCTTCGTACGCCACGGCGGTCGAGCACGGCGCGCTGGGCGGTACTTCTGCCTTTCATCACCAAGCACGTCGCGGTTCTGGCCGAACGCATCAGCTGGCCAACGCTGTGCTGGGCATGTTGAGTGATCGTGGACTTTTGCAGCCTATCAATCGTAACAATCCCTCACCGCAGCCATCTCCGAACATGGGTGGACGTGGATATGGTAGTTACGGCAGCGGCCATGGCGGTGGCTTGTCCGAGGCCGAGTACGAGAGGATGCTGAGGCAAAACACGGCGCGCAACAGCCGAAGCGCTGCTGTCAACGGCAATGCAGCAGCGGATTACAGCTTGCAGGGCTGGGTAAGTTGGTTGGGTTTGGGTGGCACCAGCGCCAGTGCCAGTAGCAGCTCCAGCAGTCGGACCAACAGCAGTaggaacagcagcaacggtAGAAGCGCTTCGGGGAGGAGAGCAGCGAGTGGATCCAGAGGGTCTAGCTCATCGAATGTCAGCAGCTCTTCTTCTAGCCGCACTTGA
- a CDS encoding putative ADP-ribosylation factor 6, whose protein sequence is MGSSLSRAMGKIFGNKEMRILMLGLDAAGKTTILYKLKLNQSVTTIPTVGFNVETVQYKNVKFNVWDVGGQDKIRPLWRHYYTGTQGLVFVVDSQDRDRIDEARQELHRIIGDREMRDCLLLVFANKQDLPGAMSPAEVTEKLGLHRMRDRSWFVHPSCATSGEGLYEGLSWLSQNVSTTKS, encoded by the coding sequence ATGGGTTCCAGCCTGTCGCGAGCCATGGGCAAGATCTTTGGCAACAAAGAAATGCGCATCCTCATGCTCGGACTCGACGCCGCGGGCAAAACTACGATCCTGTACAAGCTCAAACTGAATCAATCCGTCACCACGATCCCCACGGTCGGCTTCAACGTCGAGACGGTACAATACAAAAACGTCAAGTTCAACGTATGGGACGTGGGAGGGCAGGACAAGATCCGTCCGCTTTGGAGGCACTACTACACGGGAACGCAAGGCTTGGTATTTGTGGTCGACAGTCAGGATCGCGATCGGATCGATGAGGCGAGACAGGAGCTGCATCGCATCATCGGAGATCGAGAGATGCGCGATTGCTTGTTGTTGGTATTTGCCAACAAGCAGGATTTACCCGGTGCTATGAGTCCGGCTGAAGTCAccgagaagctcggcttgcATAGAATGAGGGATCGAAGCTGGTTCGTTCATCCTAGTTGCGCAACCAGCGGCGAGGGGCTCTACGAAGGCTTGAGTTGGCTCTCCCAAAACGTATCTACAACAAAGAGCTGA
- a CDS encoding putative bifunctional cysteine synthase/O-acetylhomoserine aminocarboxypropyltransferase has protein sequence MASNFASNFDTLQLHAGQEVDPATNALAVPIYANSSFAFNDSAHGADLFGLRKFGNIYSRLMNPTNDVFEKRIAALEGGAAALATSSGQAAQGMVVMGLCGSGDNIVSSSYLYGGTYNAWANLFPRLGITTKFVKSESPEAYAAAIDAKTKAIYIESIANPKYIVHDIAALAKVAHDHGIPLIVDNTFGAGGYLVRPIEHGADVVVHSATKWIGGHGTTIGGVIIDSGKFDWSKSGKFPQFTEPSAGYHGLKFWDTFGPITFAIYLRVVILRDLGPCQNPFGSFLLLQGLETLSLRVGRIVENALALAQWLEAHPQVSWVSYPGLKSHPSHEIAKKYLQRGFGGVLSFGIKGDAATGSAFVDSLKLATNLANVGDAKTLIIHPASTTHQQLSDEDQLSSGVTKDLIRVSVGYEWIEDIKADFAQAFEKTSGVKGNVASGQTGPAPGLSGSV, from the exons ATGGCTTCCAACTTTGCTTCTAACTTTGATACCCTCCAGTTGCACGCCGGCCAGGAGGTGGACCCTGCCACCAACGCTCTTGCTGTGCCCATCTACGCCAACAGTTCGTTCGCCTTCAATGACTCGGCTCACGGTGCTGATCTCTTCGGCCTGCGCAAGTTCGGCAACAT TTACTCGCGTCTTATGAACCCCACCAACGATGTCTTTGAGAAGCGTAtcgctgctctcgagggaggcgctgctgctcttgccacctcgtccggTCAGGCTGCTCAAGGTATGGTTGTCATGGGACTCTGCGGTTCCGGCGACAACATTGTTTCCTCGTCTTACCTGTACGGTGGTACATACAACGCTTGGGCCAACCTTTTCCCGCGTCTCGGCATTACGACAAAGTTTGTCAAGTCCGAATCACCGGAAGCCTACGCtgccgccatcgacgccaagaccaaggcgATCTACATTGAGTCGATCGCCAACCCCAAGTACATTGTGCACGACattgctgcgcttgccaagGTAGCGCACGACCACGGTATTCCTCTGATCGTAGACAACACGTtcggtgctggtggatACCTCGTCCGACCGATCGAGCACGGTGCGGATGTGGTTGTGCACTCAGCAACCAAGTGGATCGGTGGTCACGGTACCACCATCGGTGGTGTTATCATCGACAGCGGAAAGTTTGACTGGAGCAAGAGTGGCAAGTTTCCGCAGTTCACCGAGCCTTCGGCGGGCTACCACGGACTCAAGTTCTGGGACACGTTCGGGCCTATCACTTTCGCTATTTACCTGCGTGTTGTCATCCTTCGTGACCTGGGTCCGTGCCAGAACCCGTTCGGTTCGTTCTTGCTGCTCCAAGGTCTCGAGACGCTCTCGCTGCGTGTTGGCCGTATTGTCGAGAACGCGCTTGCGCTGGCTCAGTGGCTCGAGGCTCACCCTCAGGTCTCGTGGGTCTCGTACCCTGGTCTCAAGAGCCACCCTTCGCACGAGATTGCCAAAAAGTACCTGCAGCGCGGTTTCGGTGGTGTGCTCTCGTTTGGCATCAAGGGCGACGCTGCCACCGGTTCGGCTTTTGTCGACAGCTTGAAGCTCGCCACCAACTTGGCCAACGTGGGTGATGCCAAGACTCTCATCATCCACCCGGCCAGCACTACGCACCAGCAGCTTTCGGACGAGGACCAGTTGAGCTCGGGTGTCACCAAGGACCTGATCCGTGTCAGCGTCGGTTACGAGTGGATCGAGGATATCAAGGCCGACTTTGCGCAGGCTTTCGAAAAGACCTCGGGTGTCAAGGGTAACGTTGCATCGGGACAGACTGGCCCCGCTCCCGGTCTCTCTGGATCGGTGTAA
- a CDS encoding putative F-actin-capping protein subunit beta — MTDPLDLSLDLLRRLPPSKVEQNLESIVKLIPSYADDLYSSVDQPLKVKLDESKQGASREFLCCDYNKDGNSWRSWISDTYHPPIPPGADDTVDGESGTRPSAPLRSLELKANDAFETYARLYYDNALSSVYLWDLDSDPSSLPGATVGGIHAPSAFAGVVLLKKTIGQDRGNGISGAWDSIHVFEATERASGGSKSSSSGTGISASYKLTSTVMLSLIRRDESTEEPTDIQSSSAKVGTVEIAGSLTRQSEADYALPDFVSHVSNVGRMIEDMEAKMRNQLQEVYFGKTRDVVSHLRSTQSLEKERRARDLQKELMGLWKK; from the exons ATGACCGACCCTCTCGATCTCTCACTCGACCTGCTGCGTCGCTTGCCGCCTTCCAAAGTGGAGCAAAATCTGGAGTCGATCGTCAAGCTGATCCCTTCCTACGCCGACGATCTCTACTCTTCGGTCGACCAGCCGCtcaaggtcaagctcgacgagtcCAAACAAGGCGCAAGTCGAGAGTTTTTGTGCTGCGACTACAATAAGGATGGAAACAGCTGGCGGTCGTGGATCTCAGACACTTACCACCCTCCCATTCCACCGGGTGCAGATGACACCGTTGATGGAGAGTCAGGGACGAGACCTAGTGCACCTCTCAGATCACTCGAGCTGAAAGCCAACGACGCCTTCGAAACATATGCACGTCTTTACTATGACAATGCGCTCTCGAGTGTATATCTCTGGGATCTCGACAGCGATCCGAGCTCGCTTCCGGGCGCTACGGTCGGTGGCATACATGCACCATCCGCTTTTGCTGGCGTTGTTCTACTCAAGAAGA CCATCGGTCAGGACCGCGGAAACGGTATTTCTGGTGCATGGGACTCCATTCACGTCTTTGAGGCAACTGAACGGGCCAGCGGCGGCTCCAAATCCTCTTCCTCCGGCACCGGCATAAGCGCAAGTTACAAGCTCACATCCACCGTCATGCTCAGCCTCATCCGTCGTGACGAAAGCACCGAAGAACCAACTGATATTCAATCTTCCTCTGCCAAAGTGGGCACCGTCGAGATTGCAGGCAGTCTCACGCGTCAATCAGAAGCCGACTATGCGCTACCGGACTTTGTCTCGCACGTTTCCAACGTTGGTAGAATGATCGAGGATATGGAAGCTAAAATGCGCAATCAGCTACAAGAGGTATACTTTGGCAAGACGAGGGACGTAGTTAGTCACTTGCGAAGTACACAGAGCTTGGAAAAGGAACGCAGGGCGAGAGATCTGCAGAAGGAGCTCATGGGATTGTGGAAGAAGTAG
- a CDS encoding putative UTP glucose-1-phosphate uridylyltransferase, with protein MSSNATLSTPNSGAQIKASRTRGASHIDFKSATTGVAAKAMRNEINALVSGIDDPAVRKAFDAEMSNFFTLFNRYLSEKAKGEKLVWDKIQPPSPKQITPYSELRNATDPSILNKLAVLKLNGGLGTTMGCTGPKSVIEVREGMTFLDLSVRQIEHLNSSHNVNVPFILMNSFNTDDDTARVIQKYANHNVEILTFNQSRYPRVNKESLLPCPRSATDNKNLWYPPGHGDLFDAMNNSGLLDRLISAGKEYLFVSNVDNLGADVDLNIYQHMIDTQAEFISEVTDKTKADVKGGTLIDYEGTIRLLEIAQVPSEHVEDFKSVKKFKIFNTNNLWLNLRAVKRVLENEELDLEIIVNNKALDSGEAVIQLETAVGAAIKHFRGAKGVNVPRSRFLPVKSCSDLLLITSDLYSLEHGKLVMNPGRMFSQTPVVKLGDTFKKVAQFQKRFKSIPEMIELDHLTVQGDVVFGRNITLRGTVIIVANEGNKIEIPEGSVLENKLISGNLAIIDH; from the exons ATGTCTTCCAACGCTACTCTCTCCACGCCCAACAGCGGTGCACAGATCAAGGCTTCGCGCACCCGTGGTGCCTCCCACATT GACTTCAAGTCGGCCACCACCGGTGTCGCTGCCAAGGCTATGCGCAACGAAATCAACGCTCTCGTGTCTGGCATCGATGATCCTGCCGTTCGCAAGGCTTTTGATGCCGAGATGTCCAACTTTTTCACCCTCTTCAACCGCTACCTCTCTGAGAAGGCAAAGGGTGAGAAGCT CGTCTGGGACAAGATTCAACCGCCTTCGCCCAAGCAGATCACTCCTTACTCCGAGCTCCGAAATGCCACTGATCCCTCGATCCTTAACAAGCTCGCtgtgctcaagctcaacggTGGTCTTGGTACCACCATGGGTTGCACCGGTCCCAAATCGGTCATCGAGGTCCGTGAAGGCATGACCTTCCTCGACCTTTCCGTGCGTCAGATTGAGCACCTCAACAGCTCGCACAACGTCAACGTCCCCTTTATCCTCATGAACTCGTTCAACACGGACGATGACACTGCCCGTGTCATCCAGAAGTACGCCAACCACAATGTCGAGATCCTCACTTTCAACCAGTCGCGCTATCCGCGTGTCAACAAGGAGTCGCTCCTCCCCTGCCCTCGCTCTGCTACTGACAACAAGAACCTCTGGTATCCTCCCGGTCACGGCGATCTTTTCGATGCTATGAATAACTCTGGTCTCCTCGACCGCTTGATCTCTGCCGGCAAGGAGTACCTTTTCGTCTCCAACGTCGACAATTTGGGTGCCGACGTCGACCTCAACATCTACCAGCACATGATCGACACTCAGGCCGAGTTCATCTCGGAAGTCACTGACAAGACCAAGGCCGACGTCAAGGGTGGTACGCTGATCGACTACGAGGGCACTATCCGTCTTCTCGAAATCGCCCAGGTGCCCTCGGAGCACGTCGAGGATTTCAAGTCGGTCAAGAAGTTCAAGATCTTCAACACCAACAATTTGTGGCTCAACCTGCGCGCGGTCAAGCGTGTCCTCGAAAAcgaggagctcgacctGGAGATTATTGTCAACAACAAGGCGCTCGATTCCGGTGAAGCCGtcatccagctcgagacTGCCGTCGGTGCTGCCATCAAGCACTTCCGCGGTGCTAAGGGTGTCAATGTGCCACGATCGCGTTTCTTGCCGGTCAAGTCGTGCTCCGATCTCCTGCTCATCACTTCGGATCTCTactcgctcgagcacgGCAAGTTGGTCATGAACCCAGGCCGCATGTTCTCCCAGACGCCcgtcgtcaagctcggtgACACGTTCAAGAAGGTCGCCCAGTTCCAGAAGCGTTTCAAGTCGATCCCAGAAatgatcgagcttgaccacCTTACAGTGCAGGGCGACGTTGTTTTCGGTAGGAACATCACCCTCCGTGGTACCGTCATCATTGTCGCTAACGAGGGTAACAAGATCGAGATTCCTGAGGGCAGTGTGCTGGAGAACAAGCTGATTTCGGGCAACTTGGCCATCATTGACCACTAA
- a CDS encoding U2 snRNP complex subunit MSL1 (related to U2 small nuclear ribonucleoprotein B), protein MAVASTSGNADDGAAAFASSSTAAPSPTLYVKNIEGKIKKPELRQQLLALFSTYGRVLDVVATRAPSMRGQAFVVFESVSFSSAAKRGLEGFPFYGKSLHIEYSTGTKSKALLKRELGHEALMERDWERSHTLVSRRSEKRDLLSQQDAEEDENTTVQAQDDEATRRKRAKLDKILLVAERIPATIQLHILQTLFQSHSGFVDVIPADRTQQDDPKQNNDDWTAHIHFDSKAHAEAARNTLDGVQLDPLYKLDLHFV, encoded by the exons ATGGCGGTCGCATCCACATCCGGCAATGCGGATGATGGCGCTGCAGCGTTCGCTTCGTCATCCACTGCAGCGCCTTCGCCCACGCTCTATGTCAAAAACATCGagggcaagatcaagaaACCTG AGTTGAGACAACAACTGCTTGCACTCTTCTCCACGTACGGTCGGGTGCTAGACGTGGTGGCAACACGAGCGCCGTCTATGCGAGGCCAAGCATTCGTCGTGTTCGAATCCGTCTCCTTCTCCAGTGCGGCCAAACGCGGCCTGGAAGGCTTCCCGTTCTACGGCAAGAGTCTGCACATTGAATACTCGACGGGCACCAAGTCAAAAGCGCTGCTCAAACGCGAATTGGGACATGAAGCGCTGATGGAGCGCGACTGGGAACGCAGTCATACGCTAGTCAGTCGACGTAGTGAGAAACGCGACCTGCTCTCGCAGCAAGAtgcggaagaggatgagaaCACCACAgtgcaagcgcaagatgaCGAAGCGACACGCCGAAAAcgtgccaagctcgacaagatcctACTCGTCGCCGAACGTATCCCAGCAACGATCCAATTGCATATCTTGCAAACGCTCTTCCAGTCACATTCCGGCTTTGTCGACGTAATCCCGGCAGATCGTACACAGCAAGACGATCCCAAACAGAACAACGACGATTGGACAGCCCACATCCACTTTGATTCCAAAGCCCACGCTGAAGCTGCAAGAAACACGTTGGATGGCGTACAGCTCGATCCGCTGtacaagctcgatctgcaTTTCGTTTAG
- a CDS encoding uncharacterized protein (related to hydroxyquinol-1,2-dioxygenase) → MTAINGTSANGTSASLDPYTKLCQDVSGPNANPRAKFVLDSLMKHLHLFAREVQLTNEEWLGACDLLIRSGQMSDDRRNELILISDVLGLESLVDSMAYERAQSSSCSAQKVEGGVEATQSAILGPFYRTGAPEYANGSDIVLDHNIKSSEGKVGETCYMHGRVTDAATGQPVVGAKIDVWHTGPNGLYEQQDPAQPDFNYRGKFTTDANGEYALRCLRPTAYPIPYDGGAGDILKLLDRSPMRPAHIHLLIEANGYKQLVTQIFDSKCDYIGADAVFADKSALTVDFAQPTSEQAKKSGSQTEVTYDIRLVADN, encoded by the coding sequence ATGACCGCCATCAACGGCACCTCGGCCAACGGCACGTCCGCCTCCCTCGACCCATATACCAAGCTCTGCCAAGATGTCTCTGGCCCCAACGCCAATCCGCGAGCCAAATTTGTGCTCGATAGTCTCATGAAGCACCTGCACCTTTTCGCTCGCGAGGTACAACTGACCAATGAAGAATGGCTGGGCGCATGCGACCTGCTGATCCGTTCGGGACAGATGTCGGATGACCGACGAAACGAGCTGATCCTCATCTCGGACGTTTTGGGACTCGAATCTTTGGTAGACAGTATGGCGTATGAACGGGCACaatcgtcgtcttgctcagctcagAAGGTGGAGGGCGGAGTGGAAGCAACTCagtcggccatcttggGACCGTTCTATCGTACAGGTGCTCCCGAGTATGCCAATGGAAGCGACATTGTGCTGGACCACAACATCAAGTCTTCCGAAGGCAAGGTGGGCGAGACGTGCTACATGCACGGTCGTGTCACTGACGCTGCTACTGGACAACCTGTGGTAGGAGCCAAGATCGATGTCTGGCATACCGGACCCAATGGTCTGTACGAACAACAGGACCCTGCTCAACCAGATTTCAACTACCGTGGAAAGTTCACCACCGACGCCAACGGCGAATACGCGCTGCGATGCTTGCGTCCAACCGCCTACCCGATCCCCTACGACGGCGGCGCAGGTGACATCCTGAAGCTTTTGGACAGGAGTCCCATGCGACCCGCCCATATTCACCTGCTTATCGAGGCGAACGGGTACAAACAGTTGGTGACGCAGATCTTTGATTCCAAGTGCGATTACATTGGTGCCGATGCTGTGTTCGCCGACAAGAGCGCACTCACGGTTGACTTTGCCCAGCCCAccagcgagcaagcgaagAAAAGTGGGAGCCAGACAGAAGTCACTTACGACATTCGTCTCGTTGCCGATAACTGA